The genome window GGCCGTCGACGGCAGGGACCAATACGACTCCTGCGCCAAGGGGCTTTCGCTGGGGCTTGCCCAGTGGAACGACCGCGGCAAGGTCGACGTTTCGGCCAAGGTGTGGCGCTATACCGGCGGCAAGTGGTCGCGTCAATCCGAGGAACTGCCGATGCATCGGGTGCTCGATCTTGCGCTGCTCGTCTGCCGCGCCAAGCAGTATTTTATGGACGCCTACCGCTATCCGAAACTCTACGACGAAAACAACCCGCGCATCGACCGGATCGGCCTTCAGGGCGATGCGATGACCGTGGAAATCTGCAAAGATAACCCAATGCTCGACACCGACATCAAGCTGTTCGCCGACGCGCTCGCACACGACGACGAGATGATCGCCGAGCGCCTGCACACATTGGCAAACCTGTTAAACGACATGGGCTACGGCCACGGGAGAAAGTAACGACGAATCTATTACGACAGGGGGACGCACGAATGATACTGATAAATAATGCGAATGTAATTTCCATGAAAAGCCGCAAGATCGACGAAAATCAATCTTTGCTGATTGAAGACGGCTTGATTCAAGCCATTAAAAATGCGTCCTTCATGCCGGAAACGGACTGTACCGTCATTGACGCGAGCGGACTGTATGTGATGCCGGGTCTTGTCAATATGCACGTCCATCTGGGCGACAATCCGGACGATTTGCCGCTGTATCTTGCA of Oscillospiraceae bacterium contains these proteins:
- a CDS encoding DUF6530 family protein, yielding MKIPTTLKHKPVVVCENYEAVDGRDQYDSCAKGLSLGLAQWNDRGKVDVSAKVWRYTGGKWSRQSEELPMHRVLDLALLVCRAKQYFMDAYRYPKLYDENNPRIDRIGLQGDAMTVEICKDNPMLDTDIKLFADALAHDDEMIAERLHTLANLLNDMGYGHGRK